The Terriglobales bacterium genome includes the window GTTTCTAGGGGCGCGTCCCCGCCCCGGGCAGGAGGCTGCGCCCGGTAGCCTGGAAGGGCCTTTCTTCGTCCGCAAAAGTCGGCTACAGTCGCACCTCAGCACGCCGCCGGCGCCGTGGGAGGGCCATGACAGCGAAGCACCGCAAACGCCGTGGGGAGGGAGGAGATCCCGGGTCCGCGCCGGCCGCGAGCACGGCTTCGGCTTGGATCTACCGTCCCTGGCTGGACCTGCTGGTAGGCTGCAGCGCCTGGTCGGCGCCCTTGCTTCTGCTGGCCTATCCCCTGGGCCAGAGTCACCAGCAGGCCTGGGCAGTGGCCTTCTACGGACTGGCCCTGGTCTTCAACTACCCGCACTTCATGGCCACCATCTACCGCGCCTATCGCACGCGCGAAGAGTTCTCCCGCTACCGCCTCTTCACCCTGCACCTGACCCTGCTACTGCTGCTGACCGCCCTGCTCTCCCATTTCTCCTTCCGCCTGGTGCCCTGGCTCTTCACCGTCTACGTGACCTGGAGCCCGTGGCACTACACCGGACAGAACTACGGGCTGCTGATGATGTTCGCGCGGCGCAATGCCGCCCAGCCCAGCCCGAGCGAGCGCCACGCCCTCTACTTGTCGTTCCTGGCTTCGTACGTGATGCTCTTCCTCACCTTCCACACCGGCCCCTCCGACGATCCCGTGATCATCTCGCTGGGCCTCCCGGCCGCGGTGTCGCGGCCGGCCGAACTGGTGTGCGCCGCCGCGTTCGTGCTGCTGGGGGGATGGGCGCTGTGGCGGCTGGCGCAGCGCGTGGGGGTGCGCGCCCTGGCCGCTCCTCTCACCCTGTTCGCCAGCCAGTTCCTGTGGTTCGTGCTGCCCGCGCTGCTGGGCCTGGCCTACGGTCTGCAGGTGCCGCAGACCCGCTACAGCAGCGGCATCCTGGCGGTGCTGCACTCCACCCAGTACCTGTGGATCACCAGCTACTACGCGCGCCGCGAGGCCCAGGCGCAGGGCCGGCGCTGGCGTCCGGCGGCCTATTTCGCCGTGCTCCTCGCCGGCGGCATCGCCCTGTTCATCCCCGGACCCTGGCTGGTCAGCTCCCTCTTCCACTATGACTTCACCGTCAGCTTCCTCATCTTTACGGCGCTGGTGAACATCCATCACTTTCTGCTGGACGGCGCCATCTGGAAGCTGCGCGACCGCCGCATCGCCGCCCTCCTGATCGACCAGCGCGCCCCGGCCGCCGAGCGCGCTCCCTCCGCCGCCGGTGCGGGACGCAACCTCACGCGCTGGCTCACCGGGGCCTCGGCGGGCGCGCGCGCGTTGCGCGCCGGGTTGGCGGTGGCGCTGGTCGCCTGGGGCGGCCTCGATCTGGCGCACTTCTACCTGGGCAACAGGCTGGACGACCTGCCCGCGCTGGAGGCCGCGGTCACGCTCGCTCCCTACGACAGCGGGGCACAGATGCGGCTGGCGCGGGCCGTCGCCGAACAGGGCGACGTGGACCGCGCAGTGGCCGCGCTGCAGCGCGCCATCGCCGCCAATCCTGGCGAGCCCGGCCCGCAGAACGCCCTGGCGCGGCTTCTGCTGGAGAGCGGGCGGTACGCCGACGCGTACGCGCAGTACCAGCGCATCGTGCAACGTTTCCCCAAGGACGCCGACGCCCTGGTGAACCTCGGCATCCTCGCCCGGCAACTTGGGCATCCGGAGGAAGCAGTGGCCGCATGGCAGAAGGCGCTGGTCCTCGATCCCCAGCAGGTCAACCCGCACCTTTATCTGGCGGAGTCGCTGGACGAGGCGGGCCGCCTCGAGCCTGCCGTGGGGCAGTACCAGGCGTACCTGCAGGCGGTGGCCGCGCATCCAGCGACGCGGCCGCCGCCCGGCCAGGTCATTTCCGTGCTACTCAAGCTGGCCGATGCGCAGGAGCGCGGCGGGCAGCCCACGCAGGCGCTCAAGACTTGCAGCTTCGCCGTCCACCTGGCCGAGCAGACTTACGAGACCAAGCTCGAGGGCCTAGCGCTGGTCACCCAGGCGGAACTGCAGGCGAGCCAGAACCAGTTGGGGAAC containing:
- a CDS encoding tetratricopeptide repeat protein, whose translation is MTAKHRKRRGEGGDPGSAPAASTASAWIYRPWLDLLVGCSAWSAPLLLLAYPLGQSHQQAWAVAFYGLALVFNYPHFMATIYRAYRTREEFSRYRLFTLHLTLLLLLTALLSHFSFRLVPWLFTVYVTWSPWHYTGQNYGLLMMFARRNAAQPSPSERHALYLSFLASYVMLFLTFHTGPSDDPVIISLGLPAAVSRPAELVCAAAFVLLGGWALWRLAQRVGVRALAAPLTLFASQFLWFVLPALLGLAYGLQVPQTRYSSGILAVLHSTQYLWITSYYARREAQAQGRRWRPAAYFAVLLAGGIALFIPGPWLVSSLFHYDFTVSFLIFTALVNIHHFLLDGAIWKLRDRRIAALLIDQRAPAAERAPSAAGAGRNLTRWLTGASAGARALRAGLAVALVAWGGLDLAHFYLGNRLDDLPALEAAVTLAPYDSGAQMRLARAVAEQGDVDRAVAALQRAIAANPGEPGPQNALARLLLESGRYADAYAQYQRIVQRFPKDADALVNLGILARQLGHPEEAVAAWQKALVLDPQQVNPHLYLAESLDEAGRLEPAVGQYQAYLQAVAAHPATRPPPGQVISVLLKLADAQERGGQPTQALKTCSFAVHLAEQTYETKLEGLALVTQAELQASQNQLGNAARSYQAALALDARVNDPSNAAVDWFNYGQFLRRHGQPETLVYACFLKAQEFLQDRPGAQLETLHQAMREIEPALGPHLAAVRRQPEPFLQQALALSDQDLAKRR